TCGCTATATATTGATGGCTTAATTGTATGACCACGACtgtatgtcttcgaccaaacgacgagtattttgagagtgcacgcttgagcggcttcattccaccagaggcattcctctttttagatagatgcggtctgatacaggatagattggcagttccgttaatctaccatgtcatacgacgaaccgtggataggcgactccggGACAGTCGGGAGCTCcttggttcagtagggctgtgtccgaacgggttcgaactgatagggtgaagcaggagaaccagttttggtggcttcaatcggcacttgatattgggtagtcgtgATGAGGTTTTAAGCCTttgccggcttacatacttattttatatttttagggtttagttttaagtagaataaaaaaacatgaaaaaaataaagacaaaaaaaaaaaacaacaaaatgcgaaaaacaaaaaatgtaagataattagatttgctgctgtggttggtttatttttaagtagtttataggtagaacaggtggtttaatttagttttaagttttatttaaggacctaattttaagtaaaaataaaaaaaatcatattgaaattagttttttttttttattttctaataaacaaaaataaataaaatgaattacagtaaaatagatctaagggccgaaaggcattaccATTTAGTATTATTGTtaaacttagagtgtccgtacgggaccagtaagttagttgtaagctaTGGTTAATTTGGCTAGTTTAATGAATTATTGTCTAggtttaagatagttttaagaataaattaaaaaaaaattggtgacTCTTCATCTTTACTTTCAAGAGCTGTCATGATCTCTATAAAAAAGTCCGTACCCTTTTTCATTTTAAGGTACACCTCAGCAATATGTGTGAGTACAAACACATAGTCTTGGTTTAAGATCAATAGATTTTGAATTCTGCATTAAGCTAGTTGTAGgtatttgaaaaatcttacTTCCGAATAGCATTATAGACGCATTCAATGACATTTTCCGGCGTGCAATTTTTGTTTCGTGCCAAATGCCGATAGATTTCACATTGATGTATAGTTTTAGttatattttacatacataccAACTGTCCCCATTTAGTTGTATTTGGTTTTAATGTATATATCGCTATTATACAATTATCTGAATTTTActtctgaaaaataaattgcatataAATTTCAAGAGAATCTTCAATTGAAAGTTTGGAATAAAATACAACTAGATGAAGATCAGCTTTGTAGGATTCAGCGTTCAAGCATACAATATGCAAGGGACCTAAAATTCAATGCTGATTCCAAAAGTTTGAACTCCTTGTGAATAAAAACGAAGCTGAAACATGCTTAAAGTGAGCCCAGGCGTCTTTGCAAAATAGTTTTACATACTACGTATCATAAAACCACACCAAAACTATTCTTTTATAACATTTAGGAATCCTACgcggaaaatattttattttcatcatatttcttttattgttttaaatatacataacttACTAAGCATGATAGAGGCATGAGtcgaacaaacattttttcttttattaaatttatgcaTAACAtcgtaattaatttttgatttcacaTTAGTTTTCAATATATTTACTAGAAGCAATATTAGCTTTGTCTTTGGTTTCACATCTTGATGCTCTTACATATATGTGCTAGCAATGCGCGTTAATacagaaatacaaacaaaatagcGTCAACATTTTCGGACTTGGAGAAACTGtactatataataataaatattcatatcgtttttatttttgatagaaatagtgtgctgtatttttaatttaatttcttttccttGCATCGAACCAACACAAAATATGCATCATTAGTCAATTGAAAGTGAGCATTTCTCATCATCGGTATGTCCAATACACTCGAGGGCGGGTCTATGCTCAGAATCCCACATTCCTGGTCCACAACGCTTACACAACCCCGATAAAGTACAAGGAATCTTGGGGTATTGACGATACTGGTGTAATAAACCACGAGCCTTCCTCAGAATCAGCTGGCCGTCCATGTACATGGCAAGTGAGCTGAAATGCAAAAGCATCTCATCTGCCCGTAGATTTTGTGCGATCACATCATCAGCATAGACGGCAATAATAGCCAAGCATAGGAATAAGTGAAAGTAATCCGTGAGGTAATTCGACCAGCAAGCCTCCCACATCCTAATCACAACAGCTTCGGTGAATTCTCGtttaaaacacaacaaaagCCAACGGTGGCAAAATAGTAACTCCAGTGCATTGTTGTGCTTCTGCAGGTGCTCATAGAACTTGGGTAGCATAATGCGTATTAGTTCGCGCAAATAGCTAAGATTCCTGTCGATGTCATTGTCAGTAGGAGTGCATACGAATATAGCTCTCTGCATCAAGCCGACAAAGCACCAGAACGCTTCGGACTCATTCTGTATCTCGCACAAGACCGGTGCCAGTAGATCACTCATGCCCTGCGAATAGGACATTCCCGTATTGTAAAAGGCATAATTAAGAAGTATGTTCTTCATGATTTCAGTATTGGGATTGTCATCTCCGCAAAAGAAAGGATTAGATCTGTCCGTGCGGACGACGTCTTTCTCAACCACACATTGGACCGTCTTCCAAAACATGATTTGCTCTTCAGGCGACATCGAGTACAACCTTCTACTGGTGATCTCTTCATATTCTTGCCGTTTAATGTCGATCAGCACAGCTCGATCTTCAAAGGTAGAGCCAAATGAGTAGCACTTGAGCAGAAACGGCCATACTGTTTTTCGCAGGCTCTTCTCCAATCCCCCAAAGAAGACGCACTTGCGCAGCAACAGATCATCGTCAATCTGACCCTTTTCATTTAACAACGTCCCATAGAAAAAGTTcgttgttattttctttacgtTTCCCTCGTCTGGATGCAGTTCGGACTTCTTGACCTCTGGGCGACAAACCATAAACTGCCGGTAGGGGAGATTTTGCTTCTCTTGGCTACTGGGCGCCAACGTTATGTTATGCAAGAAGCAATGCCATTGGTGAAGCACCTGAGCCAGGTGATCTAAGCCACCGTAGTGGAAGTGCAGAATCTTGTATTGTGATTCCCTTGAAGCAATGACCAACTGGCCAGAGGTGCAATTGTCATCGTTGAAGAACAAACGGAGTGATCGCATTTGGCTGAGATCTACGGAAAATCTTCGGCATTTAACCAGAGTTTTCCGCTTAACAGTCGGAGTTGCATTAGCGCTATCGGGAAACGAGAGATTGTGTTTGAAAGCTAGAAGCTCGGGAGTCATCCAGTTGGGATTGTTGTCGTCTGAACAATCGGAAAGTTGCATCTTGTCTCGTTCAGTACCAACACAGTTGTAAGTTGACGTAGTATTCTCAATGCAAGGATTGGCGATGGTGATGTTCACCGATGTTACTGGGTTTTTCTTAAGCATGGAATGTAAGTCCTCAATTGTAGCAGAATTCCCGCCCAAAAGTGGTTGAAGTTCGTTTTTAAGCTCTCGCATATCATCAGCATCCTCTTTTTCATCCTTCTGATTGGCTACGTCATTTTCTTCTGGTGCTTTGTCACCATTTGACGAGTTTTTATCACCAGATGCAGTGCTGCAATTGTTCAAGCAACTTATACGTTGGTCAAGACTTGTCTGATCCTGAGCCCTAATTGCAGCCATGAATGCTGGACAGTTTTCATCGGATGATGAACACTTGCAAAGTGATGAATTGGGAATCCAGGTGAGAAGCAAGGTATGGCGTTTGGCATTGTTATATTGATCAATGAATGTCTTTGTAGTGACGGTCAGGTATCCTGGATAGTGGAGAATATCGGATTCTTGTCGAGCTACAGTCGGGGGATGGATACAGACATTGTTCTTGCAAAAAAGTATTTCGTTGTCTTCATAGATATTATCGATTTTTTCGTCGCACTTTTCTTCACCCAGGATTAGACTAGaggcttttttcaaaatatttactatgGGCATTATGgctaaaatggtaaaaaaagatAACACAATCAGTTT
This window of the Eupeodes corollae chromosome 3, idEupCoro1.1, whole genome shotgun sequence genome carries:
- the LOC129951062 gene encoding TBC1 domain family member 16, translated to MPIVNILKKASSLILGEEKCDEKIDNIYEDNEILFCKNNVCIHPPTVARQESDILHYPGYLTVTTKTFIDQYNNAKRHTLLLTWIPNSSLCKCSSSDENCPAFMAAIRAQDQTSLDQRISCLNNCSTASGDKNSSNGDKAPEENDVANQKDEKEDADDMRELKNELQPLLGGNSATIEDLHSMLKKNPVTSVNITIANPCIENTTSTYNCVGTERDKMQLSDCSDDNNPNWMTPELLAFKHNLSFPDSANATPTVKRKTLVKCRRFSVDLSQMRSLRLFFNDDNCTSGQLVIASRESQYKILHFHYGGLDHLAQVLHQWHCFLHNITLAPSSQEKQNLPYRQFMVCRPEVKKSELHPDEGNVKKITTNFFYGTLLNEKGQIDDDLLLRKCVFFGGLEKSLRKTVWPFLLKCYSFGSTFEDRAVLIDIKRQEYEEITSRRLYSMSPEEQIMFWKTVQCVVEKDVVRTDRSNPFFCGDDNPNTEIMKNILLNYAFYNTGMSYSQGMSDLLAPVLCEIQNESEAFWCFVGLMQRAIFVCTPTDNDIDRNLSYLRELIRIMLPKFYEHLQKHNNALELLFCHRWLLLCFKREFTEAVVIRMWEACWSNYLTDYFHLFLCLAIIAVYADDVIAQNLRADEMLLHFSSLAMYMDGQLILRKARGLLHQYRQYPKIPCTLSGLCKRCGPGMWDSEHRPALECIGHTDDEKCSLSID